One genomic region from Longimicrobium sp. encodes:
- a CDS encoding response regulator transcription factor, with the protein MRILVVEDDPALLQVLDSGFREHRVDVVTARTFYEGREKAALGSYAVIILDVGLPGGSGFDLCKRIRANGISTPVLMLTARDAVDDRVYGLESGADDYLTKPFAFKELLARVQALARRPPQLAPERRAVADLEVDLRTREVRRAGRAIQLTAKEFELLEFFVRHEGAVVDRAAITAAVWDDNHDPFTNVLEVLVRRLRRKIDDEFEPKLIHTLRGAGYRFGT; encoded by the coding sequence ATGCGAATCCTGGTCGTCGAAGACGATCCCGCGCTGCTGCAGGTGCTGGACTCCGGCTTCCGCGAGCACCGCGTAGACGTGGTGACCGCGCGCACCTTCTACGAGGGGCGCGAGAAGGCGGCGCTGGGCAGCTACGCCGTCATCATTCTGGACGTGGGGCTTCCCGGCGGCAGCGGCTTCGACCTGTGCAAGCGCATCCGCGCCAACGGCATCTCCACCCCCGTGCTGATGCTGACCGCGCGCGACGCGGTGGACGACCGCGTGTACGGCCTGGAGTCGGGCGCCGACGACTACCTCACCAAGCCCTTCGCCTTCAAGGAGCTGCTGGCGCGGGTGCAGGCGCTGGCGCGGCGGCCGCCGCAGCTGGCGCCCGAGCGGCGCGCCGTGGCCGACCTGGAGGTGGACCTGCGCACGCGCGAGGTGCGGCGCGCCGGGCGGGCCATCCAGCTGACCGCCAAGGAGTTCGAGCTGCTGGAGTTCTTCGTCCGCCACGAGGGCGCGGTGGTGGACCGCGCGGCCATCACGGCGGCGGTGTGGGACGACAACCACGACCCGTTCACCAACGTGCTCGAGGTGCTCGTCCGCCGGCTGCGCCGGAAGATCGACGACGAGTTCGAGCCCAAGCTGATCCACACCCTGCGCGGCGCCGGCTACCGCTTCGGCACATGA
- a CDS encoding YMGG-like glycine zipper-containing protein produces MRVLKVAVMMSTLVGAAACGRDAKPAQPQQQLTWLDSMMVQPAQPVAAATPVELNQAALAQPAAPQALATAEEKPATSTTHRSTSSTHRRSTARRSSSGGSSSGSSAGPVYRQPRTYTVKHTKRDAAIGAASGAVIGAVAGGSRHRVRGAIVGGVLGGVAGAVIGNNVDKRRVQY; encoded by the coding sequence ATGCGTGTCCTTAAAGTTGCAGTGATGATGTCCACCCTGGTGGGCGCCGCCGCGTGCGGCCGTGACGCCAAGCCGGCCCAGCCGCAGCAGCAGCTGACCTGGCTCGACAGCATGATGGTGCAGCCTGCGCAGCCCGTGGCCGCGGCGACCCCGGTGGAGCTGAACCAGGCGGCGCTCGCGCAGCCCGCGGCCCCGCAGGCGCTGGCCACGGCCGAGGAGAAGCCGGCCACCAGCACCACGCACCGCTCGACCTCGAGCACGCACCGCCGCTCGACGGCGCGCCGCAGCAGCTCGGGCGGCAGCAGCAGCGGCTCGTCCGCGGGCCCCGTCTACCGGCAGCCCCGCACCTACACGGTGAAGCACACCAAGCGTGACGCGGCCATCGGCGCGGCCAGTGGCGCGGTGATCGGCGCGGTCGCCGGCGGCAGCCGCCACCGCGTGCGTGGCGCCATCGTGGGCGGCGTGCTGGGCGGCGTGGCCGGCGCGGTGATCGGCAACAACGTCGACAAGCGCAGGGTCCAGTACTGA
- a CDS encoding cytochrome c oxidase assembly protein, whose amino-acid sequence MLALAVGMACVPARLMAHAGAPPSPHDLWRSWGLAPAVLVPLYLTAWLYTRGVEAVWRRAGRGRGIRPAQAAAFAAGFLALAVAMVSPVDRVAESLFWVHMTQHLLLMAVAAPLLVLGAPQAGLAWGLPRPARRRVARWWHALPRLRVAIAWLVRPWPAVALHSIALWAWHLPGAYDAAVARPWVHALEHASFLGTALLFWWAVLHPRGSLRRVPGLAILALFGITMQGGALGALLTFSTAPWYASHLATARAWGLAPLEDQQIAGLVMWVPGSLAYLAAAAWLFIAWMARSERRDMIAEARPLAVNRG is encoded by the coding sequence GTGCTCGCGCTCGCGGTGGGGATGGCGTGCGTGCCGGCGCGGCTGATGGCGCACGCGGGGGCGCCGCCGTCGCCGCACGACCTGTGGCGGAGCTGGGGGCTCGCGCCGGCGGTTCTCGTCCCGCTGTACCTGACGGCGTGGCTGTACACGCGCGGCGTGGAGGCGGTGTGGCGGCGGGCCGGGCGCGGGCGCGGCATCCGTCCGGCGCAGGCGGCGGCGTTCGCGGCGGGATTCCTGGCGCTGGCCGTCGCGATGGTGTCGCCGGTGGACCGGGTGGCGGAGTCGCTGTTCTGGGTGCACATGACCCAGCACCTGCTGCTGATGGCCGTCGCCGCGCCGCTGCTGGTGCTGGGCGCGCCGCAGGCCGGGCTCGCGTGGGGGCTGCCGCGCCCCGCCCGCCGCCGGGTGGCGCGGTGGTGGCACGCGCTCCCCCGCCTCCGCGTGGCGATCGCCTGGCTGGTGCGGCCCTGGCCGGCGGTGGCGCTGCACTCCATCGCGCTCTGGGCGTGGCACCTTCCGGGCGCGTATGACGCGGCGGTCGCGCGGCCGTGGGTGCACGCGCTGGAGCACGCCAGCTTCCTGGGAACGGCGCTGCTCTTCTGGTGGGCCGTCCTCCACCCGCGCGGGTCGCTGCGGCGGGTGCCCGGGCTGGCCATCCTCGCGCTCTTCGGGATCACCATGCAGGGCGGCGCGCTCGGCGCGTTGCTGACGTTCAGCACCGCGCCGTGGTACGCGTCGCACCTGGCGACGGCGCGCGCGTGGGGGCTGGCCCCGCTCGAGGACCAGCAGATCGCGGGGCTGGTGATGTGGGTGCCCGGCTCGCTGGCATACCTGGCCGCGGCGGCGTGGCTTTTCATCGCGTGGATGGCGCGATCCGAGCGCCGGGATATGATCGCCGAGGCGCGGCCGCTCGCCGTCAACCGGGGATAG